The Engystomops pustulosus unplaced genomic scaffold, aEngPut4.maternal MAT_SCAFFOLD_536, whole genome shotgun sequence nucleotide sequence gggggagtttctgtggctgggggcgcccggggtgggggggggagtttctgtggctgggggcgcccggggtgggggggggggagtttctgtggctgggggcgcccggggtggggggggggagtttctgtggctgggggcgcccggggtgggggggggagttttctgtggctgggggcgcccgggtgggggggggagtttctgtggctgggggcgcccggggtggggggggggagtttctgTGGCTGGGGcgcccggggtgggggggggagtttCTGTGGCTGGGGGcgccggggtggggggggggagtttctgTGGCTGGGGcgcccggggtggggggggggagtttctgtggctgggggcgcccggggtgggggggggagtttctgtggctgggggcgcccggggtggggggggggagtttctgTGGCTGGGGCGCCCGGGGTGGGGGGGAGTTCTGTGGCTGGGGGCGCCCGGGGTGGGGGGGGAGTTTCTGTGGCTGGGGGCGCCCGGGGTGGGGGGGAGTTTCTGTGGCTGGGGCGCCCGGGGTGGGGGGGGAGTTTCTGTGGCTGGGGGCgcccgggggtggggggggagttCTGTGGCTGGGGGCGCCCGGGGTGGGGGGGAGTTCCTGTGGCTGGGGTCTTGTGGATGGGGGCGcccgggtggtggtgggggggtgagTTCCTGTGGGGGGGGGTCTTGGTGGATGGGGGCGCCCGGGGTGGGGGGGAGTTCCTGTGGCTGGGGGCGCCCGGGGTGGGGGGGGAGTTCCTGTGGCTGGGGGTCTTGTGGATGGGGGTGCccggggtggtggtggggggggtgaGTTCCTGTGGGGGGGGGTCTTGTGGATGGGGGTGCccggggtggtggtgggggggtgagttcctgtggggggggggtcttgtggATGAGGTCCCTGTATATAAATGTTCAGTAAGGAGATGATGATTTTCCTAAGAGAATCCAGTGATGACACCTTGTTCTGTAATATTCCTCCCACTCGGGAACAGCCACACCCTCTCAGCTTATCTGGGTGATAGAGGGGTGTGGCCTCAGGTAGCCCCGCCCAGTGAGTTGCCAGTCTTGTGTACACAGCTCCCATGCTGCGAGCACAGAGGATGTGGACTTAGCTGCTTGGGGCTTTTTATAAGTAGTCAGTCTGCCTGTAGAAGCGTCTATGCCCCCTATACATTGGCTGATCTCTGTTTatggatgtgatgtatatatcatGGAGGGTATATGGGGTGTAGATTCACTGTGGGGCCACGGCCTCTAAGTAGTTGTGGACCCTTATTGCTCCCTGTATAACGTGATTTATCCCACAGGTTATCCAATACCAGACTGTCAGATATGACATCCTccccctgtccccagcctccaggAATCGTCTGAGTAAGTCCTCTAGTccagacctctcctccatctgtccttccttcctcctgtgtgtgacctctcctccatttgtccttcctccgcctcctcctgtgtgtgacctctcctccatctgtccttccttcctcctgtgtgtgacctctcctccatctgtccttccttcctcctgtgtgtgacctctcctccatttgtccttccttcctcctcctcctgtgtgtgacctctcctccatctgtcttccttcctcctgtgtgtgacctctcctccatttgtccttcctccgcctcctcctgtgtgtgacctctcctccatctgtccttccttccttccttccttctttccttccttcctcctgtgtgtgacctctcctccatctgtccttccttccttccttccttcctcctgtgtgtgacctctcctcctactgtgtgtgacctctcctccatctgtccttccttccttccttcctcctgtgtgtgacctctactcctactgtgtgtgacctctcctccatctgtccttccttccttccttcctcctgtgtgtgacctctcctccatctgtccttcctccgcctcctcctgtgtgtgacctctcctccatctgtcctcccttccttcctccctcctgtgtgtgacctctcctccatttgTCCTTCGTCcgcttcctcctgtgtgtgacctctcctccatctgtccttccttcctcctgtgtgtgacctctcctccatctgtccttccttccttccttccccctgtgtgtgacctctcctccatctgtccttccttccttccttccttcctcctgtgtgtgacctctcctccatctgtccttccttccttcctcctgtgtgtgacctctcctccatctgtccttccttccttccttccttcctcctgtgtgtgacctctcctccatctgtccttccttccttccttccttccctgtgtgtgacctctcctccatctgtccttccttccttccttcctcctgtgtgtgacctctcctccatctgtccttccttcctcctgtgtgtgacctctctccatctgtccttccttcctcctgtgtgtgacctctcctcatctgtccttccttcctcctgtgtgtgacctctcctccatctgtccgtccttccttccttccttcctcctgtgtgtgacctctcctccatctgtccgtccttcctcctcctatgtgtgacctctcctccatctgtctttccttccttcctcctcctcctgtgtgtgacctctcctccatctgtccttccttcctcctgtgtgtgacctctcctccatctgtccttccttcctcctgtgtgtgacctctcctccatctgtccttccttcttcctgtgtgtgacctctcctccatctgtccgtccttcccctcctgtgtgtgacctctcctccatctgtccgtccttcctcctgtgtgtgacctctcctccatctgtccgtccttcctcctcctgtgtgtgacctctcctccatctgtccgtccttcctcctcctgtgtgtgacctctcctccatctgtccgtccttcctcctcctgtgtgtgacctctcctccatctgtcgctccttcctcctcctgtgtgtgacctctcctccatctgtccgtccttcctcctcctgtgtgtgactctcctccatctgtccttcctcctctgtgtgtgacctctcctccatctgtccgtccttcctcctcctgtgtgtgacctctcctccatctgtccgtccttccttcctcctgtgtgtgacctctcctccatctgtccttccttcctcctgtgtgtgacctctcctccatctgtccgtccttcctcctgtgtgtgacctctcctccatctgtccgtccgtccgtccttccttcctcctgtgtgtgacctctcctccatcgtCCGTCcgtccttccttcctcctgtgtgtgacctctcctccatctgccgtccgtccttcctcctgtgtgtgacctctcctccatctgtccgtccttccttcctcctgtgtgtgacctctcctccatctgtccgtccgtccgtccttccttcctcctgtgtgtgacctctcctccatctgtccgtccgtccttccttcctcctgtgtgtgacctctcctccatctgtccgtccgtcccctccttcctcctgtgtgtgacctctcctccatctgtccgtccgtccttccttccttcctcctgtgtgtgacctctcctccatctgtcccgtccgtccttccttcctcctgtgtgtgacctctcctccatctgtccgttccttcctcctgtgtgtgacctctcctccatctgtccgtccgtccttccttccttcctcctgtgtgtgacctctcctccatctgtccgtccgtccttccttccttcctcctgtgtgtgacctctcctccatctgtccgtccgtccttccttccttcctcctgtgtgtgacctctcctccatctgtccgtccgtccttccttccttcctcctgtgtgtgacctctcctccatctgtccgtccgtccttccttccttcctcctgtgtgtgacctctcctccatctgtccgtccgtccgtccttccttccttcctcctgtgtgtgacctctcctccatctgtccgtccgtccttccttccttcctcctgtgtgtgacctctcctccatctgtccgtccgtccttccttcctcctgtgtgtgacctctcctccatctgtccgtccgtccttccttcctcctgtgtgtgacctctcctccatctgtccgtccgtccttcctcctgtgtgtgacctctcctccatctgtccgtcctcctcctcctgtgtgtgacctctcctccatctgtccgtccttccttccttccttccttccttccttccttcctcctgtgtgtgacctctcctccatctgtccgtccttccttccttccttccttccttccttccttccttcctcctgtgtgtgacctctcctccatctgtccttccttgcttccttcctcctgtgtgtgacctctcctccatctgtccttccttcctcctgtgtgtgtgacctctctccatctgtccttccttcctcctgtgtgtgtgacctctcctccatctgtccttccttcctcctgtgtgtgtgacctctcctccatctgtccttccttcctcctgtgtgtgtgacctctcctccatctgtccttccttccttccttccttccttcctcctgtgtgtgtgacctctcctccatctgtccttccttccttccttcctcctgtgtgtgtgacctctcctccatctgtcccttccttccttccttccttccttcctcctgtgtgtgtgacctctcctccatctgtccttcctcctgtgtgtgtgacctctcctccatctgtccttccttccttccttccttcctcctgtgtgtgtgacctctcctccatctgtccttccttccttccttccttcctctgtgtgtgtgacctctcctccatctgtccttccttccttccttccttcctcctgtgtgtgacctctcctccatctgtccttccttccttccttccttcctcctgtgtgtgacctctcctccatctgtccttccttccttcctccctgtgtgtgacctctcctccatctgtccttcctcctcctgtgtgtgtgacctctcctccatctgtccttccttcctcctgtgtgtgtgacctctcctccatctgtccttccttcctcctgtgtgtgtgacctctcctccatctgtccttccttcctcctgtgtgtgtgacctctcctccatctgtccttccttccttccttccttcctgtgtgtgacctctcctccatctgtccttccttcctcctgtgtgtgacctctccttcatctgtccttccttccttccttcctgtgtgtgacctctcctccatctgtccttccttccttcctcctgtgtgtgacctctcctccatctgtccttcctcctcctgtgtgtgtgacctctcctccatctgtccttcctcctcctgtgtgtgtgacctcttctccatctgtccttccttcctcctgtgtgtgtgacctctcctccatctgtccttccttcctcctgtgtgtgacctctcctccatctgtccttccttccttccttccttcctcctgtgtgtgacctctcctccatctgtccttcctcctcctcctgtgtgtgacctctcctccatctattcttcctcctcctcctgtgtgacctctcctccatctgtccttccttccttcctcctgtgtgtgacctctcctccatctgtccttcctcctcctgtgtgtgtgacctctcctccatctgtccttccttcctcctcctgtgtgtgacctctcctccatctgtccgtccttccttcctcctgtgtgtgacctctcctccatctgtccgtccttccttcctcctgtgtgtgacctctcctccatctgtccgtccttccttcctcctgtgtgtgacctctcctccatctgtccgtccgtccttccttcctcctgtgtgtgacctctcctccatctgtccgtccgtccttccttcctcctgtgtgtgacctctcctccatctgtccttccttcctcctgtgtgtgacctctcctccatctgtccttccttccttccttcctcctgtgtgtgacctctcctccatctgtccttccttccttccttcctcctgtgtgtgacctctcctccatctgtccttccttccttccttcctcctgtgtgtgacctctcctccatctctttccttccttcctcctgtgtgtgacctctcctccatctgtccttccttccttccttccttcctcctgtgtgtgtcctctcctccatctgtctttccttccttccttcctcctgtgtgtgacctctcctccatctctttccttccttccttcctcctgtgtgtgacctctcctccatttgtccttccttccttccttccttccttccttcctcctgtgtgtgacctctcctccatctctttccttcctcctgtgtgtgacctctcctccatctgtccttccttcctcctgtgtgtgacctctcctccatttgtccttcctccgcctcctcctgtgtgtgacctctcctccatctctttccttccttccttcctcctgtgtgtgacctctcctccatctctttccttccttccttcctcctgtgtgtgacctctcctccatctgtccttccttccttctcctactgtgtgtgacctctcctccatctgtccttccttccttctcctactgtgtgtgacctctcctccatctgtccttccttcctcctgtgtgtgacctctcctccatctgtccttccttccttcctgtgtgtgacctctcctccatctgtccttccttccttcctgtgtgtgacctctcctccatctgtccttccttccttcctgtgtgtgacctctcctccatctgtccttccttccttcctgtgtgtgacctctcctccatctgtccttccttcctcctgtgtgtgacctctcctccatctgtccttccttccttccttcctgtgtgtgacctttcctccatctgtccttccttctcCTACTGTGTGTGACCtttcctccatctgtccttccttccttctcctgctgtgtgtgacctctcctccatctgtccttccttccttcctgtgtgtgacctctcctccatctgtccttccttccttcctgtgtgtgacctctcctccatctgtccttccttccttcctgtgtgtgagctctcctccatctgtccttccttccttcctgtgtgtgacctctcctccatctgtccttccttccttcctgtgtgtgacctctcctccatctgtccttccttccttcctgtgtgtgacctctcctccatctgtccttccttccttcctgtgtgtgacctcttctccatctgtccttccttccttcctgtgtgtgacctctcctccatctgtccttccttccttcctgtgtgtgacctctcctccatctgtccttccttccttcctgtgtgtgacctctcctccatctgtccttccttccttcctgtgtgtgacctctcctccatctgtccttccttcctcctgtgtgtgacctctcctccatctgtccttccttccttcctgtgtgtgacctctcctccatctgtccttccttccttccttcctgtgtgtgacctctcctccatctgtccttccttccttccttcctgtgtgtgacctctcctccatctgtccttccttccttccttcctgtgtgtgacctctcctccatctgtccttccttcctcctgtgtgtgacctctcctccatctgtccttccttcctcctcttactgtgtgtGACCtttcctccatctgtccttccttccttctcctactgtgtgtgacctctccatctgtccttccttccttctcctactgtgtgtgacctctcctccatctgtccttccttccttctcctactgtgtgtgacctctcctccatctgtccttccttccttctcctactgtgtgtgacctctcctccatctgtccttccttccttcctgtgtgtgacctctcctccatctgtctttccttccttccttcctgtgtgtgacctctcctccatctgtccttccttcctcctgtgtgtgacctctcctccatctgtccttccttccttcctgtgtgtgacctctcctccatctgtccttccttcctcctgtgtgtgacctctcctccatctgtccttccttccttcctgtgtgtgacctctcctccatctgtccttccttccttcctgtgtgtgacctctcctccatctgtccttccttccttcctgtgtgtgacctctcctccatctgtccttccttccttcctgtgtgtgacctctcctccatctgtccttccttccttcctgtgtgtgacctctcctccatctgtccttccttcctcctgtgtgtgacctctcctccatctgtccttccttccttccctcctgtgtgtgacctctcctccatctgtccttccttccttccttcctgtgtgtgacctctcctccatctgtccgtccttcctcctgtgtgtgacctctcctccatctgtccttccttccttcctgtgtgtgacctctcctccatctgtccttccttcctcctgtgtgtgacctctccatctgtccttccttcctcctgtgtgtgacctctcctccatctgtccttccttcctcctgtgtgtgacctctcctccatctgtccttccttcctcctgtgtgtgacctctcctccatctgtccttccttcctcctgtgtgtgacctctcctccatctgtccttccttcctcctgtgtgtgacctctcctccatctgtccttccttcctcctgtgtgtgacctctcctccatctgtccttccttccttcctgtgtgtgacctctcctccatctgtccttccttccttcctgtgtgtgacctctcctccatctgtccttccttccttcctgtgtgtgacctctcctccatctgtccttccttcctcctgtgtgtgacctctcctccatctgtccttccttccttcctgtgtgtgacctctcctccatctgtccttccttccttcctgtgtgtgacctctcctccatctgtccttccttccttcctgtgtgtgacctctcctccatctgtccttccttcctcctgtgtgtgacctctcctccatctgtccttccttccttccttccttccttccttccttccttccttccttcctgtgtgtgacctctcctccatctgtccttccttccttccttccttccttccttccttcctgtgtgtgacctctcctccatctgtccttccttccttccttccttcctcctgtgtgtgacctctcctccatctgtccttccttcctcctgtgtgtgacctctcctccatctgtccttccttccttcctgtgtgtgacctctcctccatctgtccttccttcctcctgtgtgtgacctctcctccatctgtccttccttccttcctgtgtgtgacctctcctccatctgtccttccttccttcctgtgtgtgacctctcctccatctgtccttccttccttcctgtgtgtgacctctcctccatctgtccttccttcctcctgtgtgtgacctctcctccatctgtccttccttccttccttccttccttccttccttcctgtgtgtgacctctcctccatctgtccttccttccttccttccttccttccttcctgtgtgtgacctctcctccatctgtccttccttccttccttccttcctcctgtgtgtgacctctcctccatctgtccttccttccttcctgtgtgtgacctcccaGTGTCCTCTTTGTGTTTCAGACCAGGTGAAGAGGAAGGTCTTGGTCTTGGATTTGGATGAGACGTTGATCCATTCTCATCATGATGGGGTATTAAGGCCGACAGTCCGTCCAGGGACCCCCCCTGATTTTATATTGAAGGTGAGTGTGTGGGCGTGAGCCTCTCTTCtcgtcctgcactctgctcgtcctgcactctgctcgtcctgcactctgctcgtcctgcactctgctcgtcctgcactctgctcgtcctgcactctgctcgtcctgcactctgctcgtcctgcactctgctcgtcctgcactctgctcgtcctgcactctgctcgtcctgcactctgctcgtcctgcactctgctcgtcctgcactctgctcgtcctgcactctgctcgtcctgcactctgctcgtcctgcactctgctcgtcctgcactctgctcgtcctgcactctgctcgtcctgcactctgctcgtcctgcactctgctcgtcctgcactctgctcgtcctgcactctgctcgtcctgcactctgctcgtcctgcactctgctcgtcctgcactctgctcgtcctgcactctgctcgtcctgcactctgctcgtcctgcactctgctcgtcctgcactctgctcgtcctgcactctgctcgtcctgcactctgctcgtcctgcactctgctcgtcctgcactctgctcgtcctgcactctgctcgtcctgcactctgctcgtcctgcactctgctcgtcctgcactctgctcgtcctgcactctgctcgtcctgcactctgctcgtcctgcactctgctcgtcctgcactctgctcgtcctgcactctgctcgtcctgcactctgctcgtcctgcactctgctcgtcctgcactctgctcgtcctgcactctgctcgtcctgcactctgctcgtcctgcactctgctcgtcctgcactctgctcgtcctgcactctgctcgtcctgcactctgctcgtcctgcactctgctcgtcctgcactctgctcgtcctgcactctgctcgtcctgcactctgctcgtcctgcactctgctcgtcctgcactctgctcgtcctgcactctgctcgtcctgcactctgctcgtcctgcactctgctcgtcctgcactcaccTGGTCTCCTCTTGTCGGCAGGTTGTTATAGATAAGCACCCGGTCCGGTTCTTTGTACATAAGCGGCCACACGTTGACTTCTTTCTGGAAGTGGTAAGTGATGTCCCTCCCCCATATAAGTCgtgtcctccctccccagcaATGACAATGGTtgttccctccccccccccacgcaGGTCAGCCAGTGGTATGAGCTCGTGGTCTTCACTGCCAGTATGGAGATCTATGGGTCAGCTGTGGCCGACAAACTGGATAATAACAGAGGCGTCCTGAGGAGGCGCTTCTACAGGCAGGTAAGTCCTcgcccctgcagcagcagcaggcggGGGTGGGCGTGGCATTGGGGGGAAGCAGCGGGCCGGGGTGGGCGGGGCATTGGTGGCGGCAGGCATTGATGTTTGGTCTCTCCTCAGCACTGCACGCTGGAGCTGGGCAGTTATATCAAAGACCTCTCGGTGGTGCACAGCGACCTCTCCAGCGTGGTCATCCTGGACAACTCCCCGGGAGCCTACAGGAGCCATCCAGGTACTTACCGTCCGTGTGGTGTCACCTTACTTGTACCACTGAGCCCTCTCCGTGGCTCTTGCGCTGCTGaccgctgagccctctccgtggCTCTTGCGCTGCTGaccgctgagccctctccgtggCTCTTGCGCTGCTGaccgctgagccctctccgtggCTCTTGCGCTGCTGaccgctgagccctctccgtggCTCTTGCGCTGCTGaccgctgagccctctccgtggCTCTTGCGCTGCTGaccgctgagccctctccgtggCTCTTGCGCTGCTGACCGCTGAACCCTCTCCGTGGCTCTTGCGCTGCTGaccgctgagccctctccgtggCTCTTGCGCTGCTGaccgctgagccctctccgtggCTCTTGCGCTGCTGaccgctgagccctctccgtggCTCTTGCGCTGCTGaccgctgagccctctccgtggCTCTTGCGCTGCTGaccgctgagccctctccgtggCTCTTGCGCT carries:
- the LOC140111669 gene encoding CTD nuclear envelope phosphatase 1, with amino-acid sequence MEIYGSAVADKLDNNRGVLRRRFYRQHCTLELGSYIKDLSVVHSDLSSVVILDNSPGAYRSHPDNAIPIKSWFSDPSDTALLNLLPMLDALRFTADVRSVLSRNLHQHRLW